In Chanodichthys erythropterus isolate Z2021 chromosome 7, ASM2448905v1, whole genome shotgun sequence, a genomic segment contains:
- the LOC137022935 gene encoding protein FAM186A-like — translation MATTPEPPHITTAMPESLHATIATPEPHHVTTATPEPPHFTTATPELPHVTAAKQERPHATTATPEPLHITIATPEPLHVTAPFLECSQVTVTMPEPLHSVLTSPLPHQSEPPHVTAATPELLHITTATPELLHITTATPERPHVTTVTTEPLLITATPEPLHVMATTPEPPHITVAMPEPPHVTATTPEPLHITTTTPEPLHVTVAMPERPHITAATPEPPHVTAAMPEHPHVTTATTEPLLITATPEPLHVTVAMPEPPHITAATPEPLHVTVATPEPPHITAATPEPPHITVAMPEPPHVTATTPEPLHITTTTPEPLHVTVAMPERPHITAATPEPPHVTAAMPEHPHVTTATTEPLLITATPEPLHVTVAMPEPPHITAATPEPLHVTVATPEPPHITAATPEPPHITVAMPEPPHVTATTPEPLHITTTTPEPLHVTVAMPERPHITAATPEPPHVTAAMPEHPHVTTATTEPLLITATPEPLHVTVAMPEPPHITAATPEPLHVTVATPEPPHITAATPEPPHITVAMPEPPHVTATTPEPLHITTTTPEPLHVTVAMPERPHITAATPEPPHVTAAMPEHPHVTTATTEPLLITATPEPLHVTVAMPEPPHITAATPEPLHVTVAMPERPHITAATPEPPHVTVAMPERPHITAATPEPLHVTVAMPERPHITAATPEPPHVTVAMPERPHITAATPEPPHVTVAMPERPHITTTTPEPPHVTVAMPERPHITAATPEPLHVTVAMPERPHITTTTPEPPHVTAAMPEHPHVTAATTEPLLISATPEPLHVMATTPEPPSVKMTLM, via the exons ATGGCCACCACACCAGAGCCTCCTCACATCACCACCGCCATGCCAGAGTCTCTTCACGCCACCATCGCCACGCCAGAGCCTCATCACGTCACTACCGCCACGCCAGAGCCCCCTCACTTCACTACCGCCACGCCAGAGCTGCCTCATGTCACCGCCGCCAAGCAAGAGCGTCCTCACGCCACCACTGCCACACCGGAACCTCTTCACATCACCATCGCCACACCAGAGCCTCTTCACGTCACTGCCCCCTTCCTAGAGTGTTCTCAAGTCACCGTCACCATGCCAGAGCCTCTTCAC AGCGTCCTCACGTCACCGCTGCCACACCAGAGCGAGCCTCCTCATGTTACTGCTGCCACACCAGAGCTTCTTCACATCACCACCGCCACACCAGAGCTTCTTCACATCACTACTGCCACACCAGAGCGTCCTCACGTCACCACCGTCACAACAGAACCTCTTCTCATCACCGCCACACCAGAGCCTCTTCACGTCATGGCTACCACGCCAGAGCCTCCTCACATCACTGTCGCCATGCCAGAGCCTCCTCACGTAACCGCTACCACACCAGAGCCTCTTCACATCACCACCACCACACCAGAGCCTCTTCATGTCACTGTCGCCATGCCAGAGCGTCCTCACATAACTGCTGCCACACCAGAGCCTCCTCACGTCACTGCCGCCATGCCAGAACATCCTCACGTCACCACCGCCACAACAGAACCTCTTCTCATCACCGCCACACCAGAGCCTCTTCACGTCACTGTCGCCATGCCAGAGCCTCCTCACATCACCGCTGCCACACCAGAGCCTCTTCACGTCACTGTCGCCACACCAGAGCCTCCTCACATCACCGCTGCCACACCAGAGCCTCCTCACATCACTGTCGCCATGCCAGAGCCTCCTCACGTAACCGCTACCACACCAGAGCCTCTTCACATCACCACCACCACACCAGAGCCTCTTCATGTCACTGTCGCCATGCCAGAGCGTCCTCACATAACTGCTGCCACACCAGAGCCTCCTCACGTCACTGCCGCCATGCCAGAACATCCTCACGTCACCACCGCCACAACAGAACCTCTTCTCATCACCGCCACACCAGAGCCTCTTCACGTCACTGTCGCCATGCCAGAGCCTCCTCACATCACCGCTGCCACACCAGAGCCTCTTCACGTCACTGTCGCCACACCAGAGCCTCCTCACATCACCGCTGCCACACCAGAGCCTCCTCACATCACTGTCGCCATGCCAGAGCCTCCTCACGTAACCGCTACCACACCAGAGCCTCTTCACATCACCACCACCACACCAGAGCCTCTTCATGTCACTGTCGCCATGCCAGAGCGTCCTCACATAACTGCTGCCACACCAGAGCCTCCTCACGTCACTGCCGCCATGCCAGAACATCCTCACGTCACCACCGCCACAACAGAACCTCTTCTCATCACCGCCACACCAGAGCCTCTTCACGTCACTGTCGCCATGCCAGAGCCTCCTCACATCACCGCTGCCACACCAGAGCCTCTTCACGTCACTGTCGCCACACCAGAGCCTCCTCACATCACCGCTGCCACACCAGAGCCTCCTCACATCACTGTCGCCATGCCAGAGCCTCCTCACGTAACCGCTACCACACCAGAGCCTCTTCACATCACCACCACCACACCAGAGCCTCTTCATGTCACTGTCGCCATGCCAGAGCGTCCTCACATAACTGCTGCCACACCAGAGCCTCCTCACGTCACTGCCGCCATGCCAGAACATCCTCACGTCACCACCGCCACAACAGAACCTCTTCTCATCACCGCCACACCAGAGCCTCTTCACGTCACTGTCGCCATGCCAGAGCCTCCTCACATCACCGCTGCCACACCAGAGCCTCTTCACGTCACTGTCGCCATGCCAGAGCGTCCTCACATCACCGCTGCCACACCAGAGCCTCCTCACGTCACTGTCGCCATGCCAGAGCGTCCTCACATCACCGCTGCCACACCAGAGCCTCTTCACGTCACTGTCGCCATGCCAGAGCGTCCTCACATCACCGCTGCCACACCAGAGCCTCCTCACGTCACTGTCGCCATGCCAGAGCGTCCTCACATCACCGCTGCCACACCAGAGCCTCCTCACGTCACTGTCGCCATGCCAGAGCGTCCTCACATCACCACCACCACACCAGAGCCTCCTCACGTCACTGTCGCCATGCCAGAGCGTCCTCACATCACCGCTGCCACACCAGAGCCTCTTCACGTCACTGTCGCCATGCCAGAGCGTCCTCACATCACCACCACCACACCAGAGCCTCCTCACGTCACTGCCGCCATGCCAGAACATCCTCACGTCACTGCCGCCACAACAGAACCTCTTCTCATCAGCGCCACACCAGAGCCTCTTCACGTCATGGCTACCACGCCAGAGCCTCCTTCTGTCAAAATGACCTTGATGTAG